Proteins found in one Quercus robur chromosome 2, dhQueRobu3.1, whole genome shotgun sequence genomic segment:
- the LOC126699388 gene encoding uncharacterized protein LOC126699388 — protein MDRSQSFNAPPFFDEGNYAFWKVQMRAFLCAIDESVWDSVVNGISHVETVKEAWTILGMTYEGTKKVKDMKLQMLTTRFEELKMGDDEAFDSFYGKLNEIVIAKLNVEEKIEDSKVVRKILRSLPESFRAKVTAIEDSKDLDEIKIQELIGSLQTYELGLPSHKSSKSLALKTITERMDNSFEEDDVEKEVAFLAKNFRKFLKMNNSGKPFNKGKFSSPKGDRKEFRKKDGKESQSTQGITCFECNGHGHVKKECPNYLRMNSKAYATTLNDSDSSNSDSEESCDGERNYSTFMTIAHVESLEDLSLLVEELGEHSEEESMGVVEESDAEEDESSVGLQENYNSLLEKFGEYARVAKAAVKKMKKAEEDYRSLLVCYKEAKCEIETLNGELTEAYSKIKFLELEVVQANAKVERVSSKKLDEVLSHQKPSSDKIELGYTGESSSTVNVSKEVKFIKAKALMVTTTRAEKVKEEKNKNVADRRVLNKPPNQLVVKPKMSPTKHSTTKKSTKRSRTDFDNFKFAEVDMKYNDCYKRATIIMERVVQLETLKDTFIPEVFKERTWTKLLNLVGVVYSEIIRKFFSNATVEGDHIDCWVRHKEFVITKDSIQEFLEIRPPSQPISVQYEDRLGSTEEMVEILGGTSKKSSMNTIPFSLEMRALAYVMIHNLYPVTNLTIL, from the exons atggACCGGTCACAATCTTTTAATGCCCCACCATTCTTTGATGAAGGCaactatgctttttggaaggtccAAATGAGGGCTTTCTTGTGTGCTATCGATGAGTCTGTATGGGATTCCGTTGTGAATGG GATCTCGCACGTGGAGACAGTTAAGGAAGCTTGGACGATCCTTGGGATGACCTATGAGGGTACCAAGAAAGTCAAGGACATGAAGCTTCAAATGCTTACCACTAGATTTGAAGAACTTAAGATGGGAGATGATGAGGCTTTCGAttctttctatggaaagctcAATGAAATTGTAATTGCCAAGCTCAACGTCGAAGAGAAGATTGAAGATTCTAAGGtggtgagaaagattttgaggtCTTTACCGGAGAGTTTCCGAGCAAAAGTCACAGCTATAGAAGATAGTAAAGACTTGGAtgagatcaaaatccaagagctaattggatctctccaaacatatgagctgGGACTGCCTTCTCATAAAtcgagcaaatctcttgctcttaaaacCATCACCGAGAGAATGGACAACTCCTTCGAAGAGGATGATGTGGAGAAGGAAGTAGCATTCCTTGCAAAGAACTTTCGAAAATTTCTGAAGATGAACAACAGTGGGAAGCCTTTCAATAAAGGAAAGTTTTCATCTCCCAAGggtgataggaaggaatttaggaagaaagatgggaaggagTCTCAATCTACTCAAGGAATCACTTGCTTCGAGTGCAATGGACATGGGCAtgttaagaaagaatgtcctaattatttgagaatgaaCAGCAAGGCATATGCCACAACTCTCAATGATTCGGACTCTTCCAATTCAGATTCAGAAGAGAGTTGTGATGGAGAAAGGAATTACTCcacttttatgactattgctcatgttgagtctttgGAGGACTTGAGTTTGCTTGTAGAAGAGCTTGGGGAGCATAGTGAGGAGGAATCAATGGGAGTTGTAGAAGAATcggatgctgaagaagatgaaagttcAGTGGGCCTTCAAGAGAACTACAATTCCCTTCTTGAGAAGTTTGGAGAATATGCAAGGGTGGCTAAGGCAGCTgttaaaaagatgaagaaggcagaggaggactatagaaGTCTTCTAGTGTGttataaggaggccaaatgtgaaaTAGAGACATTGAATGGAGAACTGACTGAAGCCtactcaaagataaaatttcttgagcttgaggtggttcaagccAATGCTAAAGTAGAGCGAGTCTCttccaagaagcttgatgaagtcCTTTCTCATCAAAAACCTTCCTCCGACAAAATTGAATTGGGATATACTGGAGAAAGTAGTTCGACTGTCAATGTTTCCAaggaagtgaagtttataaaagCCAAAGCACTGATGGTAACTACCACAAGGGCTGAGAAagtgaaggaggagaagaaTAAGAATGTGGCTGACCGACGGGTGTTGAATAAGCCCCCTAACCAATTAGTGGTCAAGCCTAAG ATGTCTCCTACCAAACATTCTACAACCAAGAAATCCACAAAACGTTCTCGCACTGATTTTGACAATTTCAAGTTTGCTGAGGTTGATATGAAATACAATGACTGCTACAAAAGAGCAACCATTATTATGGAGAGGGTGGTCCAGCTAGAAACCCTTAAGGACACCTTCATCCCTGAGGTGTTCAAAGAAAGGACTTGGACCAAGCTGTTGAACTTGGTTGGGGTTGTCTACTCAGAGATCATAAGAAAGTTTTTCTCAAATGCTACTGTGGAAGGAGACCATATAGATTGTTGGGTGAGGCACAAAGAATTTGTGATTACAAAGGATAGCATTCAAGAATTTTTGGAAATTCGTCCTCCCTCTCAACCAATCTCAGTCCAATATGAAGACAGATTGGGATCGACTGAGGAGATGGTGGAAATACTTGGTGGTACATCAAAGAAGTCATCCATGAATACAATCCCATTTTCACTAGAGATGAGGGCTTTGGCATATGTGATGATCCATAACTTGTATCCGGTCACCAACCTCACTATATTATAA